TGCTCGCGGATTCCTCGCGCTTTGAGAGTGAGGCTGGATGGCGGGCGCAGACCAGCCTGCGCGACGGGTTGCAGCGAACGATCGCATGGTGGCGGGCGCGCCTTAGCGAAGGCCGGGTACGGCGCGAAAAGGGTTATATGACATGATCCTGCTCCGCCGGCATGTTTTGGCGCTGTTGCTGATCGCCGGTGCCGTATTCCTCGATATCTATACGGCCGGCGGACGGGCAAGCAGCGTATCGGAGCAGTCGGCCGCACCGGCGGCGAAGAACCTGCCTGACTATCTGCGCGAAACAAAGGATGCGGTGTTCGGCACCGCGATCGTGCGGATCACCAGACCCGGAATCCTCGGCCACGGGATTGTATGCGGCAAGAAATACTGCACCCACCGTTATTCAAGCGCCCAGGCCTGGAACGCGGACCAGAGTCTTCTCCTTATCGTCAACGGTTGTGGTGCCATGTGCTTTCTCGATGGGCATACCTACGTTCCATTGTTCCGCCGCGACCGCTCGACCGAATGCGAATGGCATCCCAAGGATCCCAACCTGATGATTTGCGTTGGTGGCCGGCGGATTTCCACCTGGGCGCCACGCACCAATCACGAGGATATCGTGTTCGTCTCGGCAGCCTATCGCAATCTGCAGTTCGGGCCCTACAAGGGCAATCCGAGCCGAGACGGCAACCGCATCGCGGTGCGTGCAACGCGTAATGACGGCAAAGCGGTGGTCTTTGGCTATGACCTCAAGCTGCGGCAGAAATTCCCGGATATCGATCTTGCGCAACTTCCGGGGGCCACCAACGCCTGCTCGATCTCCCCGCTCGGGATCAACATTCTGTGTTCCCAGGAATTGCCGGACGGCAACGAACCGAGCTTCATCTTTTCGATCGATGGCGTCTTGCGCCAGAAGTGGACAGAGCATCACCGGCCCGGTCACGGCGACATGACGGTCGATGCCGACGGCGCCGAAATCTATGTCGGGATCAGCAAATCGGACCCCGACAAGTATCAGGTGATCAAACGCAGGTTGACCGACGGCAAGGTCACCTCGCTGATGAAGTACGGCGAGGCCATGCATGCGTCCCTCAGGTCCCTGGACAGGCCCGGCTGGGTGTTTCTGAGCTATGGCGGGACATCGGCCGAAGTGTCGAAGCACCAGGATTGGGCGCCCTATGCGCAGCAGGTCATCGCGCTGCGCACGGACGGCAGCGGAGAGGTCCGCCCTATCGTCAACACGCAGAACGCGCAGTTCGACTACTGGAACGAGACGCATGCCTCGCCATCTCCAGATGGCTCACAGGTGGTCTGGTCTAGCAATTGGGGCGTGCCTGGCGGCCCGGTGTACGATTTCGTTGCTCGTGTTGAATGGCCTTGGCAGCAGGTGTCGAACCAGAAGGAGATTGTTACAAATGGCCTTCACTAAACGAACCGTTCTTGCTTCCGTTGCCGTGATGTCCCTGACATCGATGGCCGCCGCGGGCGACGTCGGGCCCTATCAACTGTCACCTGGCGATACCGTCGAGATAGGGATAGCGCCGATTCCGGAGCGAACGCAGCGCGCCGTGGTCCAGATGGACGGCAATATCGCCCTTCCCGAAGTCGGGATGGTCATGGTCGCGGGCCTGACGGCGTCTCAATTGCAGACGCGCATGCAGGCGCTGCTGCCGACCAAGATTTTTCATGCGCGCCTGCCCGATGGACGGGAGCAAATGGTTGTCGTCCAGCCAAGCGACGTCACCGCCGTCATCGCCGACTACCGTCCGATCTACGTGATGGGCGACGTGCTCACACCGGGACAGCAGGCCTATCGTCCGCTCATGACCGTACGGCAGGCGCTCGCCGTCTCCGGCGGCTTCAGCCTTTTGCGGTCGCGGGCAGGCCAGACCGGACCCGATCCGGTTGACCTCAGGCGCGATTACGAAACGCTTTGGGGCGACTACACCAAGGATTATTTTCACGCCGCCCGTATCCGCGCCGAACTTCAGGACCAGGCGGACTTCGACAAGCAGACCCCACAGGGATCGCCTCTTTCGCCTAGCATCGGAGCCGCGATCGCCCAGGCTGAAGCGGATGCGCTGAAGATTGCGCTGGGCGATTTCCAGCAGGAGCAGACTTTTCTCGAGAAGGGCGAAAAGGATGCGGCCGATCAGATCGACGTTTTGCAGAAGCGCGAACAGGTCGAGGCCGAGGGTGTGAAGGCGGATCAGGAAGACCTTGCGCGCGTCACAAAGGTGTTTGAGTCAGGCAACCTGACCAACAACCGGCTCGCGGACGTCCGGCGCGCCTTGCTTCTGTCTTCAAGCGGCGCACTTCAGACATCGGTGGAGCTCATGAGGGCGCGACGCCAGCAGGAGGACTACGTCAGGCAGCACGAACGCAATGACAATCAGAGGAGGATTGGCTTGCTGACGGATCTGAAGGACACCAACGCGAGGCTCGCCGACGTCACCGCCAAACTCCACGCCGCCAGCGAAAAGCTGCAACCGAGCGGAGCATCGGCCCAGCCATTGCCGATGGCCGGCGAAACGATCCGGGCCCAGGTCACCATCGTGCGCAAGGTCGGCGATGAGTGGCGCAAACTCTCGGCCGACGAGGACACGATCGTGATGCCAGGAGATACCGTCGAGGCCAAGTTCAGCAGTGATCTGCAGAGCGCGGCAATCCGGTAGGCGGCCACGATCGTTGGCCGATAGAAACGGGCTTGGGAAACTCACTGTTCGATCAGGCAGTCGAACAGAACCGAACGGGAGATCCTGGTGAGGCTCAATTCCAA
The genomic region above belongs to Mesorhizobium sp. B4-1-4 and contains:
- a CDS encoding polysaccharide biosynthesis/export family protein; the encoded protein is MAFTKRTVLASVAVMSLTSMAAAGDVGPYQLSPGDTVEIGIAPIPERTQRAVVQMDGNIALPEVGMVMVAGLTASQLQTRMQALLPTKIFHARLPDGREQMVVVQPSDVTAVIADYRPIYVMGDVLTPGQQAYRPLMTVRQALAVSGGFSLLRSRAGQTGPDPVDLRRDYETLWGDYTKDYFHAARIRAELQDQADFDKQTPQGSPLSPSIGAAIAQAEADALKIALGDFQQEQTFLEKGEKDAADQIDVLQKREQVEAEGVKADQEDLARVTKVFESGNLTNNRLADVRRALLLSSSGALQTSVELMRARRQQEDYVRQHERNDNQRRIGLLTDLKDTNARLADVTAKLHAASEKLQPSGASAQPLPMAGETIRAQVTIVRKVGDEWRKLSADEDTIVMPGDTVEAKFSSDLQSAAIR